Proteins found in one Parasteatoda tepidariorum isolate YZ-2023 chromosome 7, CAS_Ptep_4.0, whole genome shotgun sequence genomic segment:
- the LOC107439860 gene encoding polyadenylate-binding protein-interacting protein 1 isoform X2, whose translation MDQNDGTPTGYGRGRPVDTSELRRPLSYSTYASPEYVPTEDMSYLASPSGDHVRSPQNHGVSISNPVDKDGKASKLSPYAKEFVPRNFRPEPRIIAAEIPDEPIIDPLPDSYPVQELRSFLNDITMNPGKFERKIGPLTDTLNSMVDDDDTMRAIVNIIFDESVRQPNLRYSGARLCKSLCNDLDASPDRLNFRSVLLTRCNQEFKRRDALAQAEDGGTYLRGFAIFMAELFSQLEVMKQRVTVLGDSLPNLIKTILNFSSSDNLKCACQILKLVGAYLEDYERAKQVNNGTAPEMDVIMFTLKNLASNQEFTRNIRDMINSVIKLRESDWGRSSHTTENSGYETAPPTSLDEPVMYGPDGKPMTADELMFLQSQYASGNLTPDADDYDLYNDDVGDELSDEISEAYEVFLRDQQALRH comes from the exons atggatcaAAATGACGGTACGCCCACTGGGTATGGGCGTGGACGGCCTGTAGATACTTCAGAACTTCGCCGTCCTCTATCATATTCCACGTACGCAAGCCCAGAATATGTACCAACAGAAG ACATGAGTTATCTTGCATCGCCATCTGGTGACCATGTGAGATCGCCTCAAAATCATGGTGTCTCAATTAGTAATCCTGTTGATAAAGATGGCAAAGCTTCAAAATTGTCCCCTTATGCTAAAGAATTTGTTCCTCGTAATTTCAGACCTGAACCTAGAATAATTGCTGCTGAG ATTCCTGATGAACCTATTATAGATCCTTTACCAGATTCATACCCAGTGCAAGAATTAAGATCATTTTTGAATGATATAACAATGAACCCtggaaaatttgaaagaaaaattggaCCTTTAACTGATACTTTAAATAGTATGGTGGATGATGATGATACTATGCGAgcaattgttaatattatttttgatgaa tCTGTTAGGCAGCCTAATTTGCGTTACAGTGGTGCTAGATTATGCAAGTCACTATGTAATGACCTGGATGCATCTCCTGATCGCCTCAACTTCCGATCTGTTCTTTTAACTag atgCAATCAAGAATTCAAACGTAGAGATGCCCTTGCTCAAGCTGAAGATGGTGGTACCTACTTAAGAGGATTTGCTATATTTATGGCAGAGCTCTTTTCTCAGTTGGAG gtAATGAAGCAAAGAGTTACAGTACTTGGAGATAGCCTACCAAatcttattaaaactattttaaatttttcatcttcAGACAACTTAAAGTGTGCCTGTCAAATTCTTAAG CTTGTAGGTGCATATTTGGAAGATTATGAAAGAGCCAAACAAGTAAATAATGGAACTGCTCCAGAAATGGATGTGATAATGTTCACATTAAAGAACTTGGCAAGCAACCAAGAATTTACTCG aAATATCAGAGATATGATTAATAGTGTTATAAAGCTTCGTGAAAGTGATTGGGGACGATCATCACACACTACTGAGAACTCTGGTTACGAAACAGCTCCCCCAACATCATTA GATGAGCCTGTCATGTATGGCCCTGATGGGAAACCTATGACTGCTgatgaattaatgtttttacaatCTCAGTATGCTAGTGGTAACTTAACTCCAGATGCTGATGATTATGA ctTATATAATGATGATGTGGGAGATGAACTGTCTGATGAAATATCTGAAGCTTATGAAGTTTTCCTTAGAGACCAGCAAGCATTGAGGCATTGA
- the LOC107439860 gene encoding polyadenylate-binding protein-interacting protein 1 isoform X1, translated as MDQNDGTPTGYGRGRPVDTSELRRPLSYSTYASPEYVPTEGSNTNGMYPETSWHNSARDMSYLASPSGDHVRSPQNHGVSISNPVDKDGKASKLSPYAKEFVPRNFRPEPRIIAAEIPDEPIIDPLPDSYPVQELRSFLNDITMNPGKFERKIGPLTDTLNSMVDDDDTMRAIVNIIFDESVRQPNLRYSGARLCKSLCNDLDASPDRLNFRSVLLTRCNQEFKRRDALAQAEDGGTYLRGFAIFMAELFSQLEVMKQRVTVLGDSLPNLIKTILNFSSSDNLKCACQILKLVGAYLEDYERAKQVNNGTAPEMDVIMFTLKNLASNQEFTRNIRDMINSVIKLRESDWGRSSHTTENSGYETAPPTSLDEPVMYGPDGKPMTADELMFLQSQYASGNLTPDADDYDLYNDDVGDELSDEISEAYEVFLRDQQALRH; from the exons atggatcaAAATGACGGTACGCCCACTGGGTATGGGCGTGGACGGCCTGTAGATACTTCAGAACTTCGCCGTCCTCTATCATATTCCACGTACGCAAGCCCAGAATATGTACCAACAGAAGGTAGCAATACAAATGGAATGTACCCGGAAACGTCATGGCACAATTCTGCTCGcg ACATGAGTTATCTTGCATCGCCATCTGGTGACCATGTGAGATCGCCTCAAAATCATGGTGTCTCAATTAGTAATCCTGTTGATAAAGATGGCAAAGCTTCAAAATTGTCCCCTTATGCTAAAGAATTTGTTCCTCGTAATTTCAGACCTGAACCTAGAATAATTGCTGCTGAG ATTCCTGATGAACCTATTATAGATCCTTTACCAGATTCATACCCAGTGCAAGAATTAAGATCATTTTTGAATGATATAACAATGAACCCtggaaaatttgaaagaaaaattggaCCTTTAACTGATACTTTAAATAGTATGGTGGATGATGATGATACTATGCGAgcaattgttaatattatttttgatgaa tCTGTTAGGCAGCCTAATTTGCGTTACAGTGGTGCTAGATTATGCAAGTCACTATGTAATGACCTGGATGCATCTCCTGATCGCCTCAACTTCCGATCTGTTCTTTTAACTag atgCAATCAAGAATTCAAACGTAGAGATGCCCTTGCTCAAGCTGAAGATGGTGGTACCTACTTAAGAGGATTTGCTATATTTATGGCAGAGCTCTTTTCTCAGTTGGAG gtAATGAAGCAAAGAGTTACAGTACTTGGAGATAGCCTACCAAatcttattaaaactattttaaatttttcatcttcAGACAACTTAAAGTGTGCCTGTCAAATTCTTAAG CTTGTAGGTGCATATTTGGAAGATTATGAAAGAGCCAAACAAGTAAATAATGGAACTGCTCCAGAAATGGATGTGATAATGTTCACATTAAAGAACTTGGCAAGCAACCAAGAATTTACTCG aAATATCAGAGATATGATTAATAGTGTTATAAAGCTTCGTGAAAGTGATTGGGGACGATCATCACACACTACTGAGAACTCTGGTTACGAAACAGCTCCCCCAACATCATTA GATGAGCCTGTCATGTATGGCCCTGATGGGAAACCTATGACTGCTgatgaattaatgtttttacaatCTCAGTATGCTAGTGGTAACTTAACTCCAGATGCTGATGATTATGA ctTATATAATGATGATGTGGGAGATGAACTGTCTGATGAAATATCTGAAGCTTATGAAGTTTTCCTTAGAGACCAGCAAGCATTGAGGCATTGA
- the LOC107439860 gene encoding polyadenylate-binding protein-interacting protein 1 isoform X3, which yields MSYLASPSGDHVRSPQNHGVSISNPVDKDGKASKLSPYAKEFVPRNFRPEPRIIAAEIPDEPIIDPLPDSYPVQELRSFLNDITMNPGKFERKIGPLTDTLNSMVDDDDTMRAIVNIIFDESVRQPNLRYSGARLCKSLCNDLDASPDRLNFRSVLLTRCNQEFKRRDALAQAEDGGTYLRGFAIFMAELFSQLEVMKQRVTVLGDSLPNLIKTILNFSSSDNLKCACQILKLVGAYLEDYERAKQVNNGTAPEMDVIMFTLKNLASNQEFTRNIRDMINSVIKLRESDWGRSSHTTENSGYETAPPTSLDEPVMYGPDGKPMTADELMFLQSQYASGNLTPDADDYDLYNDDVGDELSDEISEAYEVFLRDQQALRH from the exons ATGAGTTATCTTGCATCGCCATCTGGTGACCATGTGAGATCGCCTCAAAATCATGGTGTCTCAATTAGTAATCCTGTTGATAAAGATGGCAAAGCTTCAAAATTGTCCCCTTATGCTAAAGAATTTGTTCCTCGTAATTTCAGACCTGAACCTAGAATAATTGCTGCTGAG ATTCCTGATGAACCTATTATAGATCCTTTACCAGATTCATACCCAGTGCAAGAATTAAGATCATTTTTGAATGATATAACAATGAACCCtggaaaatttgaaagaaaaattggaCCTTTAACTGATACTTTAAATAGTATGGTGGATGATGATGATACTATGCGAgcaattgttaatattatttttgatgaa tCTGTTAGGCAGCCTAATTTGCGTTACAGTGGTGCTAGATTATGCAAGTCACTATGTAATGACCTGGATGCATCTCCTGATCGCCTCAACTTCCGATCTGTTCTTTTAACTag atgCAATCAAGAATTCAAACGTAGAGATGCCCTTGCTCAAGCTGAAGATGGTGGTACCTACTTAAGAGGATTTGCTATATTTATGGCAGAGCTCTTTTCTCAGTTGGAG gtAATGAAGCAAAGAGTTACAGTACTTGGAGATAGCCTACCAAatcttattaaaactattttaaatttttcatcttcAGACAACTTAAAGTGTGCCTGTCAAATTCTTAAG CTTGTAGGTGCATATTTGGAAGATTATGAAAGAGCCAAACAAGTAAATAATGGAACTGCTCCAGAAATGGATGTGATAATGTTCACATTAAAGAACTTGGCAAGCAACCAAGAATTTACTCG aAATATCAGAGATATGATTAATAGTGTTATAAAGCTTCGTGAAAGTGATTGGGGACGATCATCACACACTACTGAGAACTCTGGTTACGAAACAGCTCCCCCAACATCATTA GATGAGCCTGTCATGTATGGCCCTGATGGGAAACCTATGACTGCTgatgaattaatgtttttacaatCTCAGTATGCTAGTGGTAACTTAACTCCAGATGCTGATGATTATGA ctTATATAATGATGATGTGGGAGATGAACTGTCTGATGAAATATCTGAAGCTTATGAAGTTTTCCTTAGAGACCAGCAAGCATTGAGGCATTGA